Proteins from one Fragaria vesca subsp. vesca linkage group LG6, FraVesHawaii_1.0, whole genome shotgun sequence genomic window:
- the LOC101311501 gene encoding uncharacterized protein LOC101311501, which translates to MARKCSNCGNIGHNSRTCPSPTSQLKLKGVSDIGPILDDDDDQFSSSSPFSASEFTRKMMDLTSLPSSVGYSWTESTRFINSCTLAFEMEKILLENNQGIGHQEDSDLQPPLAQHRNKSVPWSEEEHRRFLEGVETLGKGDWKGISENFVTTRTRSQVASHAQNYFHNRQKTAAAAPMAPSTKTPTSTREHADDVPS; encoded by the exons ATGGCCAGGAAATGCTCGAATTGCGGCAACATAGGTCACAATTCAAGGACTTGCCCTTCTCCGACGTCGCAGCTGAAACTGAAAGGGGTATCAGACATAGGCCCTATTCTTGATGATGATGATGATCAATTTTCTTCTTCGTCTCCTTTCTCAGCTTCTGAATTTACAAGGAAGATGATGGACTTGACATCTTTACCATCATCAGTTGGCTATTCTTGGACAGAATCTACACGCTTCATTAACAGCTGCACCTTGGCATTTGAGATGGAGAAAATATTACTGGAAAATAATCAAGGTATCGGCCATCAGGAGGACTCTGATCTCCAACCTCCATTAGCCCAACATAGAAACAAAA GTGTGCCATGGAGTGAGGAGGAGCACCGGAGGTTTCTTGAAGGGGTTGAAACGCTGGGTAAGGGTGACTGGAAAGGCATCTCTGAAAACTTTGTCACCACAAGAACTCGAAGCCAGGTCGCAAGTCATGCCCAAAACTATTTTCACAACCGTCAGAAAACCGCCGCCGCCGCACCAATGGCACCATCCACAAAAACCCCAACTTCCACAAGAGAACACGCCGATGATGTCCCATCCTAA